Within Actinosynnema pretiosum, the genomic segment GACGGCGCGGACCTGCTCCTGACCAGGGAGGACCGCGTCTCGGCTTCTGCGGAGGGAGCCGTGTCCGCCGCCAGGGCGCTGCGCAACGTCCTCAGCCACCTGCCGCCGGAGGCAGCAGCGGGCGCGCTGGTCGACGAGTTCCCCTGGGTCGACGTGCTCCCCGAGGACGATCGCGCGCACTTCGTGGCCGACTTCGCCAGGGCCTTCCAGGCGTCGGCCGAGCTGGGCCAGTGGTCCGTGCTGGCC encodes:
- a CDS encoding DUF6247 family protein, translating into MSTEVQWSQLQRDPKSVAALADEGDVRVRRRDGADLLLTREDRVSASAEGAVSAARALRNVLSHLPPEAAAGALVDEFPWVDVLPEDDRAHFVADFARAFQASAELGQWSVLAQVVREWRNTAAVHADPVLAAELARPVTDDFGVVPAPLKS